TCTAGAATTGTTTATATCAGATGGTATAAGAGAAGTAATAAGAAAATCTATgcttgtaaagaaaaaaaagctaattttaCCTACTATAATCTGACTGTCTGAGACtatattttctctctgagaaataaatgttctaatgtatggaaaaaaaaaccaaaacaacaaaacaccaccTTTAGAAAGAGTTCTTCCTTGCTAATGTTGTCCTGAAATCCAGAACATACCATGATGGTTTTTAatcatcccagtgctcccaggtGCAGGTGGGAATGGCAaggacagggtgacacagggaggATTTCTtgttctgtgtccctgtgcagggggtgacagagctggctgctgcatgGAGAGCTCCCACcttgtgctggttttatttgttgggtttcttttggagttttttttaaattctttctttttaaaattgatgTTAAACTAAGGACCACTCtgttttctcagagaaaaacaaaaggcacaCACAAACATAAAAGTCCAAATGCCTGAGAAAAACAACTCCAGCTTAGGAAAGTGATTTCTTGAGATACTGTTTGGAGTTTTATTGGCAACAAGGTTCTGCCTGTCACAtgctcactgcctgctgctttctccCTAGTGGAACAGAAAGGGAAGGTGGAGAGACTggagcctccagccctgccaggaaaGCCCTGGGAGAAACCCAGGGTGGCCCAGACCCTTCCCCTCATGCCCTCCCCAACCagcccatggcacagcacagaggttctgcccagggaaggggccATGAAACCCCCCCAGCTGTTTaactgcacccacagcagcccagccagggatgctggggcacagcaccagagctgccctggctgttagagccagcccctcctgcagtgcagccccagcacagccctgccctgcagggcctggggaggcactgccagcactgcacaccctgtgtctgcagtgggctctcccttgctgctgctgggagctgccatcTCCACTGCCCCAAGCCTGAGATGTTTCTGTCACAcctcaggcagagccagggcagaaACCTCCCACCTCCAGAGGGTTCAAAACCCTGCAACAGCATAGCCAGGCATCCTTCTCAGGCGTGGGGAGGATGGGGAGAACAAGGGGTTCATgttataaatataaaatctgcTACAAAGAGAAGACATATATTGTACATCTTTGACCCATATACACAAGAACACAATATACACAGAACGTCTCAGAGGAGTGGGGACGTTGTCAGGAGGTTTTTGAGAGATGTTGTTCCCCTACCAGCACCCCCTCTGTGCCTTCCCCACACACTGCATGGGGCTGTACTCACAGAACATCAGTCACCAAAAGTTCCACCACGCTGGCACGTGTCATTCAGCTGTGTGTGGATGGAGTGGTCGTGCCCCGtggtgcctgccctgctgccctgggggagaGGTAGGTGAAGAGcatggagaggaggagggagggcaggcacGAGGGACTCTCTTGGGGGGGGTCTCTGGACCCTTGGAGTGAAGGTAGGCCCTGAGAGAAACTTCTTGCCCTGCCACCCTGGTGGGGAAGGAttctgcagccaggcaggtCTCTGATAAGGCATTTTCATCTGGGAGTTGGCGCGAGGTGTCAGAGAGGAGGGAGCGGATGGGGCAGCGCACgaggtgcagggcagcaggaggagcaaaGCCAAAGTGCTCCCAGCCTGACAGGACCAGGACAGCAGTGGAGAGGACAGGAGGGCTTCGACTCCGGCTCAGTTTATCTGTAAAGCTTCCCCCATGTTCTCCCTCAGCCCCTCGGAGCCACCAGCACGGAGTGAAATACTGAGAGTCGTCAACATGGCACATCCAGCGCATGGAGTGGCAGACAGGCACACGTTCAGAGTTAAGACAAGAGTTCAGGTGAGCTTTGTacagcaaggagcagctcctggctggagtGTCCGAGGATTGGGATGACAAAAATGCCACAGTGATCAGATCAGGCCAGGACGAGGGGTGGGCACAGGAGGGAGGAGCCAGTTCGGGCCCCTATCGGCGGTAATGGTTTGGGGCATCTGCAAACATGTACTTGAGTCTGTAGgcttcagccagcagcagcccaatCTCTTCATTACCCCAGTGTATCGTGGGCAGGTTTTGTAGCAACATCAAAAGGCCCTGGAAGAGGGGAAGATGCTCAGTTTGGAGAGGCTCAAGGCAGAGCACAGATCCAGTGAAGGGCTGGCCTGAGCAGTGGAAACAGTGCTCAGCAACTTTTGCTCATCACACTCACAGGTCTGAAAGGCTCAAGGAAAAAATCAAGATGTGCTTGGGTCTAGATTTGTACCAGGGGATCACCCCAAGCCCATTGCAATAAAGGGTGCTGTTACAGGGTTACAGCTGGCAAACACTGATGTTTGAACCCTCCTGtagctcagctctctgctcttATCACCAAGGCTCAAGTTACTTCTAGGCAAAGCTCCTGAGACTAGATGAtcttggagcagctctgagagtTGTCTATGCCCACACTGGACCTCCCCTCTActtcccttccccagggaaTCACCCCTAACCTCAGGCTCTTACTTGGAAGTCTTCCTCATCCAGGATCTCCTTCCGCCACTTGATCAAGAAGGCAGCGCAGACGTACAGGTGGAAATGGGAGAATCCTTCTGGCTCTGACTGTGGGCAGCAAAACTCTGggtgagctcctgcagctcagctgcagaacaACCCCCCAGATACACACAGATGTCCTACTGGGCCACCCTTCACCCAACTGGCTGTAACCACACTGCTTTGTTTCCCTCAGCACCCCCGCTGCTGCCAGGAGACCTCTATGgccgtggggacagggacagagggacagtggcagccaggcagggggTCAGGGGAGCCCCATACCTGGTAGGTGTCCCAGAGGCGGATGGTGCAGCGCAGGGGCAGCTCCCTCATCAGCAGGTTGTTCATCCAGCGAAAGGCAAACTGCAGGTACTCGACCTCGTACTTCCTAAAGTGATTATGTACCTGCTCTGAAACAGCACATTTCACTTACACACCTGGGGCTCACagtgccccagctcctgcacgctgctcacagcacagtgCCTTGCACACACTTTCAGGCTGAGaccttttcctcccaaattcctCCTCTCCTCACCCTGTGCTGTCACCAGGAGGTTTCTGGCTGGCCCTGCTCTGGTTCCATGAGTGCTCTAAGAAGTGTTTACCCCTGCCCTGAGGTTTTCCCAAAGGTCTCCCTCTGCAGTGACAAACCCAACCAGACTCCCGTGTCACCTACCATCAATCCTGCTGaccagctcctccagggcttTCACCTTCTTCTGGATCCCTGGCTGTGCAAAGGTGTAATTGTCCTGTGGGGAGAGGCCCCGagtcagaagcagcagctttaaCAACAGTTAGAAATGATGGAGGCCAGGTCAGCACCTCCACAGGTGGGATGAGATTACCATGAGCCAAGGAGGTTCTTGAGCACCATGTCTGCCTGCTCTGAGTTCTCTGGTCAGGACAGGGCCACAGCACCCACCTCCCCAGCACTTCACTGACACATTTAGCTCCAGGAAGTAGCAAAATCTCCCTAATTCTGGAGCATGCAGAATACTCACCCAGACAGAGAGAGGGGACAAAGGAATTCCTGTGGCCCCAGAGGCTCACCTGGATCCCATCCAGCAGCTTGCTCATGCACCAGAAGCTGTCAGCTTCAATGCTCCGTAAAACATCCTGGGACAGGTTTGTCACATCAAAGTTTTCCACATCCTCCTCTGCAAAACAGAGAGGGAAGAGCATCAGGGAgatggggacaccagggacatgGGACAATCCCAGGGGCTTTGTCAGGCCAAAGCTTTGCAGGAGACACTGCAACACTCCCTGGGTGTTAGGGTGTGCCTGGCACAGTCACAGCATCCATGCACTCACctgtttctccagctgagctgaaGAACCCCAAAAGACTTGTTGGTCATACCCTGAACCCAGTGCAGCTCCCCAGCGATCCCACAGCACTTTTGCCATCCCTCTGGGAcaagggctgtgcagggacaaaGCTCTGGCACACTAAAACCCCTTCAGCCACAGCACACCTgccctgggggacagcaggTCTCTGCCAGCTGGGAGCACCACAGGGAGAACTGGGAGAGGGGAAACCTTCACTGCAGCCAGAAACCAGGGAAGGGAACACTGCCCATGGCCTGGGGCAGCACAAGGGAGCTGCCagttcctgctcccagctgggttCATCAGgaccaaagcacagcacagacacacagcccagAGGCTGCAACCTTTGAGGGCTCATGAGGAAGAATTGCCAAAGCTTCAGAAACCTCTCTAGGAGATCAGGACCCTCAGGCATAGCTGCAACGACCCAAAAGCATGCAAAGATCTTCCTGGGCAGCAAAAAAGGCACTGAGTTAatcctgcacagggacagctgggccATGAGGCAGACAGGGCTCAGCTTTGTGGGGTTTCTGCCTctcctggagcccagctggcagGAGAGCCCCAGCAAACAGAAGCTGCCCCATGCATGGAAGAGCCTTGGTGTGGGGGAAGCAGAGATCTGTGCAAGTTTGCTTTTTAAACCTAAGCACAAGGGTcagtggcagctctgtccccaaagGGTTCTCACACAGTAAAAAAGGCTCCTTGCTTTACATGGGCTTGTGAAGCCCCAGGGTGTGTAAGGGAGAGATGCCTGAGGATGGAGTGACAGTGGTGCTGGCTGAGCTTGGAGCAGAAtcagctgctccaagccagGCTTGCCTTAACCTGGTGGCTGGAGGGGGAAACAGGCAGGGGAAGGCAGTGGGACCAAGGTCTCAAGGAGAGACAGTCAGGAGACACAGGTCTGCCCTCCTGGCTTGACtgacccagcagctccctcctttccctccttggGAACAGAGCACCCACCACACTGCTGTCATGCCACTAAATCAGATCAAACTACAGGGCTAAGCTGGCCCATCTCCAATTACAGAGGCTCAGAAATCCTGGCAAGCATCTTTCATGTTCCTtggaaaaaagcaagagaaaaagattgagctcagggctggagccaggccaCCCTCTTGGCTCAgacactgcaggcactgccacaggctggggaaaACCAGCACCAAGAGATCCTGCCTGGAGGAGCAAGGACAGAACCAACACTGCTCCCACCTgggagagctcagctccagagcaAACTGCCAGCAGGAGCTTTGGGGACAAACAAGAGCTTAACCCACTAATCTCACAATCTTGTACTGCAGAAAGAGCAGCAAAGCTCTCTTCCAGCTGcacatcatcatcaccatccaAAACTGTacctctgctgccttctctaCAGCCACTCTCATGTGGTCCAGGCAGGGAGAAAGGCAGGCAAAATCTGTTTAGTGTCCatctcagccctgcccagctcctcagggccTGTCTGCAAAAGCAGGCAGAGAGGAGGCCCCAAATAATGACTTAAATCCTGTTGCAGAGGGGTTATGAGGGACTGACCATTGCCAGCTCTTCTCCATGGAAATTAAAGGGAATTACTGATTTGTCTTTGACTCTACACAGACCAGGGAGCAGGTAGCCACCACCACAGCTTGTGGCCTAATGGCTGCCTTTGAATGCCAGGCTATGGAGACAGAAGGGCTGTTATTGCTTGGCCAAATTCAGCACAACTGCTCCCCTGAAAAGGAGTTTTTCCCTGCAACCCAAGTTTCAGAGAGAGCTGGAAACAGGAAGGCCACATTCAGAGAGGAAGCTTTAATCAGGGGTGAGAACAGCCCTGGAGGATGGTGAGaagcacaaacccagcacagccaacaGGGCCAATGCAGCATGAACTCTGCTGCCACATGCAGGGAGAGCTAATCCCTGACACCCAACAGGCTGCAGGAAGGCCCAGCAGGTAcccacaggcagctctgaggaTTCACACCAGCTCCATCACAGCCACACTTGGTGCCTTCTCCTTTGCACTTCCCAGGGATCCCTGCCCTCACTGGCTGCCTCACTGGCCAACAAagtggcacagcagaggcagatCAATACTAGTTTATAAAGCCTTAGGCTTTCACTCACTTCAACTTTTTGGATCAgaccttaaaaatatttattcaacaGGATTTCTGTCACTAATACATTCttataaattcctttttttctactATTTACAGTGAACACTAAGAGCCTTTAAACACAGGGATTATGACATCCTAGCATTAATGTCAACTCCAAAACACAGCTAGAGccagagaaagaataaaaacactATGGGTGGAAAGGACTTGATCTCCAGCTAAAAGCAAGTGGCTGACAAGAAAtccagaagcagcagggagaagcCAGTTTGCTTTCAGAAACTCTCAGTTTGAAAAACACACCTGTACTAGCAAGCAAGGGAGGGAATCTGTATTTAAACAGTTTATTTTACATTCTCAGCAGGGTCTCTTTAACTTCACTCATTCCTCCTAGAGCAGGAACTGCCTGCCAAGTCCAAGCTTTGAGAGCAAGACCCTCCTCCAACTCTGTGTATCAGGGCTTTGCCTGAGCTCCCTCAGTGCCCAGATCCCATTGCCCTGCAAGCTGTGAGGTTGTTAAGTGCATTGAAATGCAAACCCACCCTTAGCACTTCACCTTCCGTGGGGCTCAGCAAGATTATGAAGCTGAAGTCAATtcagccagggagcagagatACTGTACTAAAATACAACTCCAGCCCGGCACTCTGAAAGAAGAGCACAATATCCCCTCATCCAGCAGAGCAGGTTTTCCTCATGCCAGCATTTCACACCTCTTCAAACCCCACTTCAGGAGTGCTTAGAGCAGCAAGTGTCACTTACCCACGTGCTCAGAGAGGAACACAACAAAGAACGGGGTGACCAGGTCATTGATGCCCTGCACATAGCCGCTGGCTGGGTGGCGAATGGCCCAGATAAACAGGATTCTCTCAAAAATCTAGGGAAGAACCAGGGAAAGCAGGTACCTGCATTAGCCATGCACAAAGGGAAGGCAGAAAAGCATAACTGCTAAGCTCGGGGAGTGCAGACCATGCACTGACAAACTCTTCAGCAGCAGTAAGGGAATGTTAGAAGCATAAAAGTCCTAGGAGAGACTCCTGTGTCACCCACAGATCCCACACACAGACAAGACAGTCCAGGCTCCTCATCAAAACCTCTGCCTGAAGAAATGCAAACCCAACTTTTCAAGACCCAGACAGCTTAATATCCACAGGACATGCCTCATGGCAGAGCAGCCTCTTGGCTGAACATCAGGTGGGAAGATGAAGTATCAGCACAGTAATTCCAGAAAAACACCACAGATCAGGACActccccagcagggcagcctcCCCCACAACAAGCAGCATTCCCAGACTGCCCCAACTCCCTGGACACCATGctctgacacacacacacacaccctgagCTTGTTTCCAGAGAGGAGAGGTGCCCTCACCTCCTGGCCACCTCTTGAACCCATCCTTGCCCAGGTTTCTCCCATAAAAGAGGTTTTGAAGCACAACAGAACTACCTTGTGTTCTGGTTCAAACACCTTCAGTTTGTCTCAAAACAAAACCTTCAGGTTTTTTACCAGCTCTTGGCTACATCTTGCCAAAGAAGAGATCACCTCATAACCTCCAAGCTCCAAGTCTGATGTCTTTCAGAAACATGGGACAAGACCAGACAGTTCCAGGAGGTATTTGCATCAGGAGCCGTCAGGCAGGGAAGTTTCCCCACAAAGTTCACTCCCAAGGAGCAGTGCTGGCCTCACCCCACACACACATCCCATGGCAAACGCAGGGCAGCAGCTTCACCACCCCTCTTACCTCCTGGACAAGTGGCTGCTGGAAGAGGGGAATGAGTGGGTTGGTCCTTGGAATGTCAATGTGGATCTGCAAAAGAAGGTGGGTTATACACACCAGCTGTGCTTTCCAGGGACACAATAACTTGTCACAGGCTAACAGAGGGGAATCCACCACCAGTGTTCCCCCAGGCAAGAGCTGACAAGCACAGTGAAGGCTATAGATGACAGCTGCACTGAGAAAATCATCTACAGTTATCTGCTCATATACAGGCAGGTAGTTCAGAGCTGAAATTTAGTATTAGATCAAGTTTGGAAAAGCTTAAACTAACAATGGCAGAACCATGGTGCCTTTCCCCCAAAGAGAAAACTCCCAGCTACAGCTAGAGCAAGTCCTGGCATGACCCCAGCCACGGggacaagcagcagcaggagacaggagagggctgcagccaaagcagaagggcaggaggagggctCCTACCTGTCTGTAGGTGTCCTGGTGGTGCTCCTCGTTCCGGGAGTCGTAGTACTGCTGGATGAAGCCGAAGTactcctcccttttcctctgcagggTCAGCTTGCGGCGCTCCGAGTTGGCAGGGAGATAACCCTGCAGTGGGAaacccagctcagggcagctctgcctccccagccctgacatcctgccagctctgcacccACAAACATCAggcacacagctcagcagctggggaaAGCCTGCCTGCAATTTGGCCTTCCCAGCCCCTGATCTTGAAGTAATCCAACTTCATCAGATTCAGTTCCCCAAAAGAGAGTGAACCACCCAGCCCCCACACCTTTGGGCTTTGAGCTCAAAGAGGAGGCAGCAAGGGCACTCCCTGATCAAAAAACCCTACAGCTCACCTGGaagctgggcactgggcacacacaagcaaagctggctatgggacacagggaggtgcaggaggtgTCCCTGAGTGGCAAGTCCTCCCAGACTGTggtgtcccagctcccagtaCTTACTGACAGCAGTCTCCAGGTCACAGGCCGCACCTCTCTGGGCACTCCAGGCCAGCTGCATTTTCTCAGCTCATCTGCAAACGGACAGTGGTGGCAATGGATTAGATCCTAGGCACGTCCAGGCACCACTACACCTAGAAGGAGAGGAAAGCCCagtctgctcctgcaggctctggagacAATGAGCCTCCAGGAAGGCTCCCACACTAGCAATGACTGGGGATGTGGGTCTGCTgcaaggagaggagagatgATTTCAGCCCAGCTTGGGGACAgaactgggagctgcagggtcaCCAATATGCCAGGGCCTGAGTTCTCATGCAGAGCCCAACAGCCCCCAGTGACCCCAACCAACATGTGCAAGATGCAGAACGATTAGGGACAGTCAGGGAGGGGTTGGAGGACATCAGCATCTGCCAACAGAGTAATTCCTGCACACACCCACCTGGTACAACTGCAGGCAATGATTTTTTCCAGACATGCTGCAGGTAGCAGggcccctctgccctcccctgcccacccagaggccccctcaccctgccccaCTCACCCAGGTCGGTGTTGTGGCTGGACAGGAGCTGCCGGAACTTCTCCAGGCGCGTTTTCTCCCGCACGGTCATGGGCGGAGCCCCGGAGGCGTTTTGGTCAGAAATCCGAGCCACCAGGGGAATGACAGGCCGGAGGGGGAGGgactgctgcttctgcaggggGCTCCGCACACAGGACTCCTCTGGcaaggagcagaggctgcactgAGCTGGGGTAGGAgctccccatctccatccccacctCACTCCCCAGCCACTGTCACACCCTGCACATTGCcccttctgctcctcagcaccaCTGAACAGCATCGCTGGCCCACTCCAATGCATCAGCAGCTCGCAGGCATCTGCTGTGACTCTTCCACCACTTCCCCCCATCTctgcctccttttcttcctcctgcatCCAGACACCTGGCTGCAAGTGGATCAGGCTTCCCTCTGCATGTGGGGAGGACACAGGAGACAAGGCAGAACTGATGTTCagatctgctctgctctccagatCCAACCCAAATCAAGCTAATtgccaggacagagagaggagCTGATGGGCTGCCAGTGCCATCTCCTGAGGTACtcactgcacaggcagagcttggGCTGCTGCCCAAGCTGTGTCAACACAACCTCACCCAGACCTTTGCTAAGAGCAGCACACCAAACCACAGTGGAAACAGAGAGTGAACAAGTCCCAACAAGAACTGAACACATCTAAAACTGACTTAACACCCAGAACATGGAATACTCTGGGGCAGACATGCCTGTGTGCAGGATATTGAGCAGCTGAGGACACAAGCATTAAAGCCAGGCCTCTGAAAATGGCTCTCCGGATaccagaaggaagaaaaagcctGTTGTGTTCACAGGTTGTGCCACAGCCTCTTGCCCACACTGGGAGTAGCAACAAGCAGTTTGTTCAGTGGCCAAGTAAGagagcactggagcaggaggctgctgctggctcttaCCAGAGGTCCTGGAGAGCTGGGCCTCGCtgctggacttgatgaccttgCAGTTGGTGGGCAGCTCActcagggcaggctggcagcGCTCGGGCTTCACCCGCAGCTTGCTGTGGTTCTCCAGAACCTGGGCTGCCGTGGCCTTGGCCACTTTAGAGTTCAGAGTTTGCaaagaggaggatgaggaggaggagaagtcCTCGTCTTCGTCATCGCCGATGTCCCAGGCGTCGCTGGTGCTGCGAGCGAACTCGTGGAAGCTGGAGGCCTTCTTGCTTTTCATGGGCAGCCCAGGGGCCTTGGAGCGCTCCTTGATGAagctggagcaggaacaggatcagagccctgctctgggggagGTCATTGCCCTTCCTTTCCCCACACTCCACTCAGCCAatcccttcctgcagcttccctgtTCCTCCTCCAGACCTAAGGAATATGTGAAGTCTCTCTGGGCTGCCCACTGCCAGGAGTGGCTGtcacaggctgctgtgacagcaggCTCAGGGGCCACAgtggcagcacacagctggagaggTGCCAGCCTTCCTGCCTCAGAAGGGCAAAGGAGAGACAGGTACAATTCCTCCAGCTCTGTCTTACCCACCCCACACAAAACAGGTACATGAACACCCAATAAAAAAGTCTTGCCTGGAGAACCTGGAGAGAGGCATGTCAGGGGGAGACAGAGCAGGTCTCCTTCCATGGACACTCCCAAAACAGCTGCAGTTGTTCCCAGCAGCCAGACCAGCCTGGGTCTTTCCTCAGGCACAGAAGGAATTTACTCTTAAGCTCCAGGAGCCAAAGTCCACCACCTGAAGCAGGGAACTTTCACCACTACACAgcatgggacagggacaaggaggcagcTCAGACCAGGaattctgccttttcctgctgggaaggctGCTGCAGTTCTCCAGCCTTGTAGCTGCTTTACCTCCCTTTCCCTTAATTCCTCCAGCTccaaagaggagcagaaggatcagacactgctggggaaaaaaaaaaaaaatctgtttcctttGATGTGGGTGTTACTGTATGGATTTCTGGCCATAAAGGGCACCAGCAGATAAGCTCTCCCTGGATGCTTTCCTAGAGCTCAAGGCAGCACCACACCCCACTGCTGTCCTTTTTTATTGCACTATCACAgtgccagggatgctggagacCTCACCtactgcagagctgagccccaaACCTGCCAGGCCTTGTGGCCTGCATCTCCAGCAGACAAACACTTACTTTTTGGTGAGCCTGGAATCCAGTGGAGGATGCTGTGCTCCATAGACAGGCTGAATGCTGCAgcaaggggaaaagaaaaaaacccaagttgCTGTAAAAAGAGGTCTCAGCCTGAACTGGGGTCACACTTTTTGCCTGCTATTGGGAACTGATTAAAAGACCAAAAGCAGCTTCAAAAACCTTCAAAGTTACAAGCCTTAGATTCAAAATGCCAAATGCTGATGAAGATTTGTTCTTTGCAGTAGCAAAGAGAAGCCTTGTTTAAACTCTTAGGCCTGGTCCAGCCTGAGTTGGGGTTTGAGATCTGCTCTTTCCTGCACCACCAGCTCACTCCACATGACCACGTGtctcagcctgcctgctgcacacacTGACACCTGTTCtctttcccagtttggggaaCTCACCCTCCCAGGccctgtgggacagggaaggaCTCCAGGCAGTGACACTGGGGCTCCTCCATAAATGTACTTCAGGGTCTGAAGCCCATGCTGGCCCTCAGGATCACAGCCAGTGCCACGGAGGAGGAATGCCTGGCACAGCACGTGGCTTGACTCTGGTCCAAATCCTGGTTTAATCAACTACTTCCTGTGTGGCCTGAAATGAGTCACCACATCTTCATCCCTGCTTCCTTGGGACTGTGGGACAAGGAGCCTGAGGGCTCCAGGCCCTACCTGGGGAGCATCACCTCAGAGAGAAGCTACCAAAAACATGCTCATC
The sequence above is a segment of the Oenanthe melanoleuca isolate GR-GAL-2019-014 chromosome 26, OMel1.0, whole genome shotgun sequence genome. Coding sequences within it:
- the TBC1D22B gene encoding TBC1 domain family member 22B isoform X1, with the protein product MAAESGRQFWKRSAKLPGSIQPVYGAQHPPLDSRLTKNFIKERSKAPGLPMKSKKASSFHEFARSTSDAWDIGDDEDEDFSSSSSSSLQTLNSKVAKATAAQVLENHSKLRVKPERCQPALSELPTNCKVIKSSSEAQLSRTSEESCVRSPLQKQQSLPLRPVIPLVARISDQNASGAPPMTVREKTRLEKFRQLLSSHNTDLDELRKCSWPGVPREVRPVTWRLLSGYLPANSERRKLTLQRKREEYFGFIQQYYDSRNEEHHQDTYRQIHIDIPRTNPLIPLFQQPLVQEIFERILFIWAIRHPASGYVQGINDLVTPFFVVFLSEHVEEDVENFDVTNLSQDVLRSIEADSFWCMSKLLDGIQDNYTFAQPGIQKKVKALEELVSRIDEQVHNHFRKYEVEYLQFAFRWMNNLLMRELPLRCTIRLWDTYQSEPEGFSHFHLYVCAAFLIKWRKEILDEEDFQGLLMLLQNLPTIHWGNEEIGLLLAEAYRLKYMFADAPNHYRR
- the TBC1D22B gene encoding TBC1 domain family member 22B isoform X2, which produces MPLSRFSSFIKERSKAPGLPMKSKKASSFHEFARSTSDAWDIGDDEDEDFSSSSSSSLQTLNSKVAKATAAQVLENHSKLRVKPERCQPALSELPTNCKVIKSSSEAQLSRTSEESCVRSPLQKQQSLPLRPVIPLVARISDQNASGAPPMTVREKTRLEKFRQLLSSHNTDLDELRKCSWPGVPREVRPVTWRLLSGYLPANSERRKLTLQRKREEYFGFIQQYYDSRNEEHHQDTYRQIHIDIPRTNPLIPLFQQPLVQEIFERILFIWAIRHPASGYVQGINDLVTPFFVVFLSEHVEEDVENFDVTNLSQDVLRSIEADSFWCMSKLLDGIQDNYTFAQPGIQKKVKALEELVSRIDEQVHNHFRKYEVEYLQFAFRWMNNLLMRELPLRCTIRLWDTYQSEPEGFSHFHLYVCAAFLIKWRKEILDEEDFQGLLMLLQNLPTIHWGNEEIGLLLAEAYRLKYMFADAPNHYRR